The Rhodocytophaga rosea genome has a segment encoding these proteins:
- a CDS encoding Gfo/Idh/MocA family protein, which produces MKKLKLFETESTSSRRSFLRNAGAMAFAAPALSWLSQPAFAENSLQGGKPLGIALVGLGYYSTHQLAPALQKTKFCKLTGAVTGTPAKAAEWEKKFNLPKKNIYDYKTYDRIADNPDIDVVYVVLPNAMHAEYTIRALEAGKHVICEKPMAVSVKECQQMIDAAKKANKQLAIGYRLHSTPQHQEVMRFAREKTFGAIKVVETSDGFRIGDPSQWRLKKSLAGGGSMMDIGIYALNASRYVTGEEPVSVFAQEFKTDPVKFKEVDETILWQLKFPSGAVATSTSTYAAGVERLYATCENGWYEMGPCYGYGPIKFRTSKGEVNLPQLTHQAAQMDDFAQSVMSNKPSIVPGEEGLKDLKVIEAIYKSIETGKVVTIS; this is translated from the coding sequence ATGAAGAAGCTGAAATTATTCGAAACTGAATCAACATCCTCCCGGCGTTCTTTCCTGCGTAATGCCGGTGCAATGGCTTTTGCAGCACCAGCCCTTTCGTGGTTATCGCAACCTGCTTTTGCAGAAAATAGCTTGCAAGGTGGCAAGCCTTTAGGTATTGCTCTTGTTGGACTTGGCTATTACAGCACCCATCAACTGGCACCTGCCTTGCAGAAAACCAAATTCTGTAAGCTTACCGGTGCAGTAACTGGTACGCCGGCCAAAGCGGCTGAATGGGAAAAAAAGTTTAATCTTCCCAAGAAGAATATATACGATTACAAAACTTACGACCGCATTGCCGATAATCCGGACATTGATGTTGTGTATGTGGTATTGCCCAATGCCATGCATGCCGAGTATACCATCCGGGCTCTGGAAGCCGGCAAACATGTGATCTGTGAAAAACCAATGGCTGTTTCAGTAAAAGAATGCCAGCAGATGATTGATGCAGCCAAAAAAGCCAATAAGCAACTGGCCATCGGATACCGGCTGCACTCTACGCCCCAGCATCAGGAAGTGATGCGGTTTGCCCGTGAAAAAACCTTTGGCGCCATTAAAGTGGTAGAAACCAGTGATGGCTTCCGTATTGGAGACCCCAGCCAGTGGCGGCTGAAAAAATCTCTGGCTGGCGGTGGTTCTATGATGGATATTGGGATTTATGCCCTGAATGCTAGTCGTTATGTAACTGGCGAAGAACCTGTATCTGTGTTTGCGCAGGAATTTAAAACCGATCCGGTTAAATTTAAGGAAGTAGACGAAACCATTCTCTGGCAACTCAAATTTCCCAGTGGTGCAGTAGCCACCTCCACCAGTACCTATGCTGCCGGTGTAGAACGTCTGTATGCCACCTGCGAAAATGGCTGGTATGAAATGGGTCCTTGTTATGGCTATGGCCCGATTAAATTCCGGACCAGCAAAGGCGAAGTAAATCTGCCACAATTGACTCACCAGGCTGCTCAGATGGATGATTTTGCCCAGTCAGTGATGAGTAATAAACCATCTATTGTTCCGGGCGAAGAAGGACTGAAAGATCTAAAAGTAATTGAAGCTATTTACAAATCCATTGAAACCGGCAAAGTTGTAACGATATCATAA
- a CDS encoding Dabb family protein, which translates to MKKVSRRSFLEKSSMVLASAAAITAIPASAQAAQAPSMFVHHVYFWLKNPSSKPDHAKLLKGLQSLTSIEAIKTSHIGVPADTNRPVIEKSYQFSLLLIFNNRQDQDTYQTHPTHLKFVEDCSNLWTKVIVYDSVNA; encoded by the coding sequence ATGAAAAAAGTTTCCCGGAGAAGTTTTCTTGAAAAATCGTCGATGGTACTGGCCAGTGCTGCGGCTATTACTGCCATACCTGCTTCTGCTCAGGCAGCGCAAGCCCCTTCCATGTTTGTACACCATGTGTATTTCTGGCTGAAGAATCCTTCCAGCAAACCAGACCATGCCAAATTATTAAAAGGTTTACAATCGCTTACTTCCATCGAAGCTATTAAAACTTCACACATTGGGGTACCGGCAGATACCAACCGCCCGGTGATTGAAAAATCCTATCAGTTCTCTCTATTACTCATTTTCAATAACCGTCAGGACCAGGATACTTATCAAACCCATCCGACTCACCTCAAATTTGTAGAAGACTGTTCCAATTTGTGGACAAAAGTGATTGTCTACGATTCTGTAAATGCATAA
- a CDS encoding AraC family transcriptional regulator: MKRFNQYETFNFNRFELDEWPYPLHNHNHFEIIFIHHGSGIHCLNENRFPYESGDVFLLGPEDYHTFEIQATTQFCYLRFTGLFFQNHSLEWKDKHWQQTIEYLFHGPYQSNGSIVKEAAEKKRLDHLLTVLLDEYDNRKKQFAEPIVDYLMRAIVSILARNIAQQGLSVNLQPPSHIRSQALEDILLYVHQHIHSPEKLRMEHLSAHFQYSPNYLSIFFKRQTGESLQQYILRYKLKLVETRLRYSDRSISQIAFEFGFSDESHLSKIFKKYYQLTPGDFRKSMLN; the protein is encoded by the coding sequence ATGAAGCGCTTTAATCAATACGAAACCTTTAATTTTAACCGCTTTGAACTTGATGAGTGGCCATATCCGCTTCATAACCACAATCATTTTGAGATCATTTTTATTCATCATGGAAGCGGAATTCATTGCCTCAACGAAAACCGGTTTCCCTACGAGTCAGGTGATGTATTCTTACTAGGACCGGAAGATTATCATACCTTTGAAATCCAAGCTACTACTCAGTTTTGTTATCTGCGTTTTACGGGCTTATTTTTTCAGAATCACTCCCTGGAATGGAAAGACAAACACTGGCAGCAAACCATCGAATATCTGTTTCATGGTCCTTATCAGTCGAATGGAAGTATTGTAAAAGAGGCAGCGGAAAAAAAACGGCTCGATCATTTGCTCACCGTATTGCTGGATGAATATGACAACCGGAAAAAGCAGTTTGCCGAACCTATTGTAGATTATCTGATGCGGGCTATTGTGAGTATACTCGCCAGAAATATCGCACAGCAGGGTTTAAGCGTGAACCTGCAACCTCCCTCCCACATCCGTTCTCAGGCATTGGAAGATATTCTACTGTATGTACATCAGCATATTCATTCTCCCGAAAAACTCCGGATGGAACATCTTTCTGCCCATTTCCAGTACTCCCCCAATTATCTGAGTATTTTTTTCAAACGGCAGACCGGCGAATCGTTGCAACAGTACATTTTACGTTATAAACTCAAACTCGTAGAAACCAGACTCCGCTACAGCGACCGCAGTATTTCGCAGATTGCCTTTGAATTTGGCTTTTCGGATGAAAGCCATTTGAGCAAAATATTCAAAAAATACTACCAGCTCACTCCCGGCGATTTCCGCAAATCTATGCTCAATTAA
- a CDS encoding lipase family protein yields MFLLNILLIVGLVSAGGCKQEDVSAKPSTEVPAVEVTRLVSAKFIGEYTPAQIKSRIGNRAEIGLFTKYSVKVYSLVYTTTDTKGQPVQASGALLVPVANQAFPLLSLQHGTITDDKNAPSYYGSNSEVWTFGTVMASSGYILAAPDYLGYGVSRQLAHPYEHASSLANASADLLLAAKEFFRQNSVQWNKQLFLAGYSEGGYATMALHKHLQENYAEELPVTASAPGAGAYNKTAFAKDILQNNRPLEYINSYLWVLQTYNTVYELNRPFSYYLNQPYAGQVQKFGVQAQVSKYPQQLFTDTFKKAVLTGSDTDLLKTFVDNNIFDWKPEAPVYLIHGTADDFVPFYNSQTAYDAMIANGAIQVTLRKIEGGNHFSSVAAYTLETFMFFSSFGQQ; encoded by the coding sequence ATGTTCCTTCTAAATATTTTACTAATTGTTGGGTTAGTGAGTGCCGGCGGATGCAAGCAGGAAGACGTATCAGCAAAGCCATCAACTGAAGTGCCTGCGGTGGAAGTTACCAGGCTTGTCAGTGCAAAATTTATAGGTGAATATACACCAGCTCAGATTAAAAGCAGAATTGGTAACCGGGCAGAAATTGGCTTGTTCACCAAGTATTCTGTTAAGGTGTATTCGCTCGTATATACTACCACTGATACCAAAGGGCAGCCAGTTCAGGCATCAGGTGCCTTATTAGTGCCGGTAGCAAACCAAGCCTTTCCTTTACTGAGTCTGCAACATGGCACTATTACCGATGATAAAAATGCGCCTTCATATTATGGCTCCAACAGTGAAGTATGGACCTTTGGAACAGTAATGGCCTCTTCTGGCTATATTCTGGCGGCTCCGGATTATCTTGGGTATGGTGTTTCCAGGCAATTAGCTCATCCCTATGAACATGCTTCCAGTTTAGCCAATGCTTCTGCCGACTTATTGCTGGCCGCCAAAGAGTTTTTCAGGCAGAATAGTGTACAATGGAATAAGCAGCTTTTCCTGGCTGGCTATTCGGAAGGGGGCTATGCAACAATGGCCCTGCACAAACACCTGCAAGAAAATTATGCGGAGGAATTACCAGTAACAGCCAGTGCGCCTGGGGCTGGGGCGTATAACAAAACCGCTTTTGCGAAAGATATTCTGCAAAACAATAGGCCGCTGGAATACATCAATAGTTATTTGTGGGTGTTGCAAACCTACAATACGGTATATGAACTTAACAGGCCTTTTAGTTATTACTTAAATCAACCCTATGCAGGCCAGGTACAAAAATTCGGGGTACAAGCCCAGGTAAGCAAATATCCGCAGCAGTTATTTACTGATACTTTCAAAAAAGCGGTGCTTACTGGTTCAGATACTGATCTGCTAAAAACCTTTGTAGACAATAATATTTTCGACTGGAAACCAGAAGCGCCTGTATACTTGATTCATGGAACGGCAGATGATTTTGTGCCATTTTACAACTCACAAACAGCCTATGATGCCATGATTGCCAATGGAGCTATACAGGTTACTTTGCGCAAAATAGAAGGCGGCAATCATTTTTCATCTGTAGCTGCTTATACTTTAGAAACCTTTATGTTTTTCAGCAGCTTTGGTCAACAGTAA
- a CDS encoding DUF6807 domain-containing protein, translating to MTYKNLIYRLSFTRGFTYFSILCILFLPQSQIFAQVGKVRMEPVKLVHDEQQQRVDITIGGKPFTSYIYPTTIKKPVLYPVLTSSGTAITRGFPLEPRAGERIDHPHHVGLWFNYGDVNGLDFWNNSDSIAPEKKDGYGTIQHKKVNKVSSGKDKGELDVTMDWITPDSTPLLREDTKFVFSGDINTRIIDRITTLTALDKEVLFRDNKEGMIGLRVARQLEQPSNKPELFTDASGKVTNVPRMDNEGVSGLYRSSEGTEGDAVWGTRGQWVNLAGSMGSEPISITMMDHPKNVGHPTYWHARGYGLFAANNLGQKALSDGKEELNFKLMPSKSVTFRHRVLIRSGEPLTNEQLKAAYQKFAER from the coding sequence ATGACTTATAAAAATCTAATATACAGGCTTTCGTTTACCCGGGGCTTTACATACTTTTCTATTCTATGTATCCTGTTTCTGCCACAATCGCAAATATTTGCCCAGGTGGGAAAAGTTAGAATGGAACCTGTAAAGCTGGTACACGATGAGCAACAGCAACGGGTAGATATTACCATTGGAGGCAAACCATTTACGTCTTATATTTATCCGACGACCATTAAAAAGCCTGTGCTGTACCCTGTGCTTACTTCCAGCGGAACGGCCATCACCCGTGGCTTTCCTCTGGAGCCCAGAGCCGGTGAACGCATTGATCATCCGCATCATGTAGGGTTATGGTTTAATTATGGAGATGTAAATGGCCTGGATTTCTGGAATAATTCGGACTCCATTGCTCCGGAAAAAAAGGATGGTTATGGTACTATTCAACACAAGAAGGTAAACAAAGTTAGCAGCGGAAAAGACAAAGGCGAGCTGGACGTAACCATGGACTGGATCACTCCTGATAGTACGCCCTTATTGAGAGAAGACACTAAATTTGTGTTCAGCGGAGATATCAATACCCGCATCATTGACCGGATTACTACTTTAACCGCCCTTGATAAAGAAGTTTTATTCAGAGACAATAAAGAGGGAATGATTGGTTTACGGGTGGCCCGCCAATTGGAGCAGCCTTCCAATAAGCCCGAGCTTTTTACAGATGCCAGCGGTAAAGTAACCAATGTACCTCGCATGGATAATGAAGGAGTGTCTGGTTTATACCGCAGCAGTGAGGGGACAGAGGGAGATGCCGTCTGGGGAACACGTGGGCAGTGGGTGAACCTGGCAGGCAGTATGGGCAGCGAGCCCATTTCAATCACTATGATGGACCATCCCAAAAATGTAGGCCATCCTACTTACTGGCATGCCAGAGGGTATGGTTTATTTGCTGCTAATAACTTAGGACAGAAAGCGCTGAGCGATGGCAAAGAGGAACTTAATTTTAAGCTGATGCCCAGTAAATCCGTCACTTTCCGGCATAGAGTGCTCATTCGTTCCGGCGAACCCTTAACAAATGAGCAACTAAAAGCTGCTTATCAGAAGTTTGCAGAAAGATAA
- a CDS encoding Gfo/Idh/MocA family protein translates to MENTNNSRREFIKKATFGTAGLSFAMSASSYAKILGANDRVRVGVVGFSDRFRSSLAPSFMEHSKDMNFEFVAVSDIWNRRRDECEAFMKEKGWVKKLAKARNNDELYGMKNIDAVVVSTADFQHALHCAEAVKAGKDAYVEKPFAESMEDARIALKAVEESGKIVQIGSQRRSAPNYHAASKYIKDGKFGDITMVEMTWNVNQPGRWRRKELVEQIRKEDTDWDRFLMNRPKVEWDPRKYLEFRLFYPYSSGIPGQWMSHQIDTVHWFSGYDHPRSVVANGGIYMWRDGRENADTLTAVFDYGPQDDKNKGFQVLYSSRMHNSAGGTKEYYYSNGGMLNLDTNKVTAEGGMKEKEATDMGLQANLLADFSIAEPVKMETGANTGSDPMTSMHMRNWMECVRSRQEPNAPAKAGYSHSIATIMTTMALQTGKRVTFDDKKQDVVVS, encoded by the coding sequence ATGGAAAATACAAATAACTCGCGCAGAGAATTTATTAAAAAGGCCACTTTTGGCACCGCCGGATTATCTTTTGCTATGAGTGCCAGCAGTTATGCCAAAATCCTGGGTGCTAACGACCGGGTACGTGTAGGAGTGGTGGGTTTCTCCGATCGGTTCAGAAGTTCTCTGGCGCCTTCTTTTATGGAACATTCAAAAGATATGAATTTTGAATTTGTCGCTGTTTCAGATATCTGGAACCGCCGCCGGGATGAATGCGAAGCCTTTATGAAAGAAAAAGGCTGGGTAAAAAAACTAGCCAAAGCCAGGAACAATGATGAATTGTATGGCATGAAAAATATAGACGCGGTGGTGGTAAGTACAGCTGATTTTCAGCATGCCTTGCATTGTGCCGAAGCTGTGAAAGCCGGTAAAGATGCCTATGTAGAAAAGCCTTTTGCCGAATCGATGGAGGATGCCAGAATAGCTTTAAAAGCGGTGGAAGAATCCGGAAAAATTGTACAGATTGGTTCCCAGCGCAGAAGTGCTCCTAATTATCATGCCGCATCTAAATATATAAAAGATGGGAAGTTTGGAGATATTACCATGGTTGAAATGACCTGGAATGTAAACCAGCCAGGGCGCTGGCGCAGGAAAGAACTTGTAGAACAGATCCGCAAGGAAGATACGGATTGGGACCGTTTTCTGATGAACCGGCCTAAGGTGGAATGGGACCCAAGAAAATACCTCGAATTCAGATTGTTCTATCCATATTCTTCCGGTATTCCTGGCCAGTGGATGTCGCATCAGATCGATACCGTACACTGGTTCTCCGGCTATGATCATCCCAGAAGTGTAGTGGCCAATGGCGGTATTTATATGTGGCGGGATGGCCGTGAAAATGCCGATACGTTAACTGCCGTGTTTGATTACGGCCCACAAGATGATAAAAACAAAGGTTTCCAGGTACTCTATTCTTCCAGAATGCATAATTCTGCTGGAGGTACCAAAGAATATTATTATTCCAATGGGGGCATGTTGAACCTGGATACCAATAAAGTAACTGCTGAAGGAGGGATGAAAGAAAAAGAAGCCACAGACATGGGCTTGCAAGCCAATCTGCTGGCAGACTTTTCAATTGCCGAACCGGTGAAAATGGAAACCGGGGCTAATACTGGTTCCGACCCAATGACCTCTATGCATATGCGCAACTGGATGGAATGTGTACGCAGCCGTCAGGAGCCTAATGCCCCTGCCAAAGCCGGATATAGCCATTCTATTGCTACTATTATGACTACCATGGCTTTACAAACTGGCAAACGGGTAACTTTTGATGATAAAAAACAGGATGTAGTGGTATCCTGA
- a CDS encoding 3-keto-disaccharide hydrolase, which translates to MAPESAQNTTAQMNMLTEAEKNEGWKLLFDGKTTDGWRGAYKQSFPDSGWVVQDGLLSVLSSNGAESRNGGDIVTTDEYDNFDLSFEFMLSEGANSGVKYYVVEHQPKPAGSAFGLEFQVLDDAKHPDAKLGKNGNRTIGSLYDLLPAATDKQVNPIGEWNQGRVLVQGNHVEHWLNGKKVVEYERGSKDFRDLVAQSKYAAPDYNKNGRFGEAPKGHILIQDHGDKVSYRNIKIKPLSKT; encoded by the coding sequence ATGGCACCTGAGTCTGCTCAAAACACAACTGCACAAATGAATATGTTAACAGAGGCAGAGAAAAATGAGGGCTGGAAACTATTATTTGATGGAAAAACGACCGATGGCTGGCGAGGCGCTTATAAACAAAGTTTTCCGGATAGCGGCTGGGTCGTGCAGGACGGCCTACTCAGTGTATTATCTTCGAACGGCGCAGAATCCAGGAATGGTGGCGATATTGTTACCACAGATGAATATGACAACTTCGACCTTTCATTTGAGTTTATGCTGAGTGAAGGGGCCAATAGTGGCGTAAAATATTATGTGGTAGAACATCAGCCCAAACCTGCCGGTTCTGCTTTCGGACTAGAATTCCAGGTGCTCGATGATGCCAAACATCCGGATGCTAAATTGGGGAAAAATGGAAACCGTACTATTGGCTCTTTATATGATCTGCTTCCTGCTGCCACAGACAAACAGGTAAACCCAATCGGAGAGTGGAATCAGGGACGGGTTCTGGTACAGGGAAATCATGTAGAACACTGGCTCAATGGAAAAAAAGTAGTAGAATATGAAAGAGGAAGCAAGGATTTCCGGGATCTGGTAGCCCAAAGCAAATATGCAGCGCCTGATTATAATAAAAACGGCCGGTTTGGCGAAGCACCTAAAGGCCATATCCTCATTCAGGATCATGGTGACAAGGTTTCCTACCGCAATATCAAAATCAAACCTTTATCTAAAACGTAG
- a CDS encoding sugar phosphate isomerase/epimerase family protein, which yields MSTYSSRRNFIKQVGFAVAATAIPAATFASLVKETLPYKLGYASITWGGKDAQAIEEIASLGFKGIQLRANTVETYANKAGELKELLAKHKLLVPVFSSGNINVNVAEKQAHIDKHLKHARFLKEIGGGPFLQITNNARPKDRQPTTQELKDLGMLMTEIGKRTADLGITVAYHNHMNQLGETPEEVEQIMAASDPKYVKLLLDVAHYFQGGGDPAKAIVTYKDRIEAFHLKDVESPVPGKDDPKSYRFVELGQGKVNLPSVFAALKQVKFKSWAIVELDGVPDPVRTPLECARISKAYLEEKLGTKI from the coding sequence ATGTCCACCTATTCGTCCAGACGAAATTTTATCAAACAAGTGGGCTTTGCAGTGGCTGCCACTGCCATTCCAGCCGCCACTTTTGCCAGTTTAGTAAAGGAAACACTGCCTTATAAACTGGGATATGCTTCCATTACCTGGGGAGGTAAAGATGCCCAGGCTATTGAAGAAATCGCCTCTTTAGGATTTAAAGGCATCCAGCTTCGTGCTAACACCGTAGAAACTTATGCCAATAAAGCAGGAGAACTGAAAGAGTTACTTGCAAAGCATAAATTACTAGTGCCTGTGTTTTCCAGTGGAAACATTAATGTGAATGTGGCTGAAAAACAAGCACATATAGACAAGCATCTCAAACATGCCAGATTTCTCAAGGAGATTGGTGGCGGACCATTTTTACAAATCACAAATAATGCACGCCCAAAAGACCGTCAGCCCACAACGCAGGAACTCAAAGACCTGGGTATGCTGATGACAGAGATTGGCAAAAGAACCGCAGATCTGGGAATTACAGTAGCCTATCATAACCATATGAACCAGCTGGGCGAAACTCCTGAAGAAGTAGAACAGATTATGGCTGCCAGCGATCCCAAATATGTTAAATTATTACTGGATGTAGCTCATTATTTTCAGGGTGGGGGCGATCCGGCAAAAGCCATCGTTACCTATAAAGACAGGATTGAAGCCTTTCACCTCAAAGACGTAGAATCGCCGGTTCCGGGCAAAGATGATCCTAAATCTTACCGTTTTGTGGAGCTGGGCCAGGGCAAAGTTAATCTTCCAAGTGTTTTTGCAGCCTTAAAACAAGTAAAGTTTAAGAGCTGGGCAATTGTAGAATTAGATGGGGTACCTGATCCTGTACGTACGCCGTTGGAGTGCGCCAGAATCAGCAAAGCTTATCTGGAAGAAAAACTGGGAACCAAAATCTAG
- a CDS encoding SDR family NAD(P)-dependent oxidoreductase, with product MNNRTNNGLLWAAIGLGAVAAVSLLMNRKEKYSFRGKVVLITGGSRGLGLVMARLLAKGGAKLAICARDIDELERARLELADYGGEVLAIPCDVTYHSQVSQMVNDIRNHYGHLDVLINNAGVIQVGPMEAMTLQEYEEAMKTHFWAPLYTMLSVIPHMREKGEGRIVNISSVGGKVSLPHLVPYSASKFALVGLSEGMHAELKKDGIVVTTVCPGLTRTGSPRNVIVKGQHEKEYAWFDVVDSLPTNSMSAENTAAQILQACKRGDAELITTLSGKFISAFHGLFPGSTADLFALINRILPEAGETGSTGRKKGFESQSSAAPSILTVLSDKAAEKNNEMGS from the coding sequence ATGAACAACAGAACTAACAATGGATTACTATGGGCCGCTATTGGCTTGGGTGCCGTAGCAGCCGTAAGCCTGTTAATGAACAGAAAAGAAAAATATAGTTTCCGCGGTAAGGTAGTGCTGATTACCGGAGGTTCCAGGGGATTGGGATTGGTAATGGCCCGCTTGCTGGCAAAAGGAGGGGCAAAGCTGGCTATATGTGCCCGCGATATAGATGAACTGGAGAGAGCCAGACTGGAACTAGCTGACTATGGAGGCGAAGTGCTTGCTATTCCCTGTGATGTTACCTACCATTCGCAGGTAAGCCAGATGGTAAATGACATCCGTAATCACTATGGCCACCTGGATGTATTGATTAATAATGCTGGTGTGATTCAGGTAGGCCCTATGGAAGCAATGACCCTACAGGAGTACGAAGAAGCGATGAAAACTCATTTCTGGGCTCCGCTGTATACCATGTTGTCGGTAATTCCGCATATGAGGGAAAAAGGCGAGGGCCGCATTGTTAATATTTCGTCGGTAGGCGGAAAAGTGAGTTTACCACATCTGGTGCCCTATAGCGCCAGCAAATTCGCGTTGGTGGGCTTGTCGGAAGGTATGCATGCAGAACTCAAAAAAGATGGCATTGTGGTAACCACCGTTTGCCCTGGGCTTACCCGTACCGGAAGTCCCAGAAATGTAATTGTAAAAGGCCAACATGAGAAAGAGTACGCCTGGTTTGATGTGGTAGATTCTTTGCCGACCAATTCTATGAGTGCTGAAAATACAGCGGCTCAAATTCTGCAGGCATGTAAACGGGGAGATGCAGAACTTATTACCACTCTTTCTGGTAAATTTATTTCAGCATTCCATGGGTTGTTTCCAGGTTCGACTGCCGATTTATTTGCCCTCATCAACCGGATCTTGCCTGAAGCAGGTGAAACCGGAAGTACCGGCCGGAAGAAGGGTTTTGAAAGCCAGTCGAGCGCAGCACCTTCCATATTAACTGTATTGAGTGATAAGGCGGCTGAAAAAAACAATGAAATGGGCAGCTAA